The DNA window ttgacttagataaaatatttttaaataaaaaatatttagataagttattattgtttttccaactttttataatatacatatttaattttgatttaaatactAAAGatttagatgattttttttaagttaaaaagtggatgaaaaaaaaaattataataattttttatatttgattagataaatattttatcaactttttataataaaataatcttttgatttaaagatttaaataaaaatgttttaggtTAAAAGTgattcacaaaaataaatttagataaattttacataaagttaatttttctatcaattttttttataataaacataattaattttaatttaaagatttgaacaaaactttttaaaaaacaaaaaagtgaatgaaaaaaggatttttttaataaatgtttagataaacttaagattttttattaaaaaaatatgacatgtatgaattatttagataagattattatttattaccatagtttattttaaataatattaattcatttaaatgaataataaaatttccacTCCATCCCTCTCCTATTTATCCCGgggaagaatgccaattttacacaccaagttgtaagaagtgtcaaatttacttattaaatataaaaatttcatttatatgtatgaacttgtcaaaaggtgtcaaatatatttaaaataacagaaatattaaacggtgttaaaatttttaccacatgtaatatccacatattttttatttttttaaattgacattactttaattaatttttattcaaacaaaacattaaaatcttttcttatttattttatctttctttaccctcacaacttaccattttctttaaatatttctctcttcgTTTCTTCATCtatgagtaattttattattaattgtattaCTTTGATTCGACATTGTCCGCTAATGGCGATAATGATTTAGGGTTCGACTAATGAAGATTTTGGCCACAACGTCTATGATTTAGGAATCGGCCAACAAAAACTTCCACCAACGATGATGACTATTTAAAGTTAAGTTAGGGAGCATTTGGAGGTTAGAAGAAGGTAAAATCCAAAAGAACTTGAGTTaatcaaagagagaaaaattagaaaaaaatggagagttgtggagggatgagagagaaagtaaaaataaattttgtttaaatcgaaaaataattaaaataatgtcaatttaaaaaaataaaaaataggtgaatattacatgtggcaaaaattttaacaccgtttaatatttctattattttaaatatatttgacactttattacaagttcatacatataaatggaattttgatacttaataaataaatttgacaccttcttacaacttggtgtgtaaaattggcattcttcccATTTATCCCGTCTTATCTGATTATATTCTCCTAATAGTTTccataaaaaaaagaatgacaGAATTCTTTCCGGTCTTACCcacatttcaaataaaattttccaAACTACCTACCTTTTCATTCTCAATCTCAATCTCAATCTCAAACTACTCATTTTCCCTccttataatattaattaacccattaattaactctcTCTCTTAGCCCACTAATGAATTTCATCTCTCTCTAAACCCACTAATTAACCCCTCtctcaattattaattaatatcctcacttttaaactattaattaatttatttcataccTGACCATGGTTACCTTTACCTGTTTTCACTTTCACTGGCTCTCTTACTCATCGTGCCCTGGCTGGCTAAGCTCTCTGAAAGCTTAATGGCCACCCAGTTTATGGCGTTTTCTATCGGTTTCACACGTTTTATTATCTCGTCCGAACCCGAAACGGCGAAAGAAATCCTGAATAGCTCCGCCTTAGCCGACCGTCCGGTGAAAGAATCTGCTTACGAGCTTCTTTTTCATCGGCGATGGGGTTCGCTCCGTTCAGCCACTTATCTGTTCAGTCTTAGACGTATCAACGCTGCGGGTGAGTTTCGCGCTGAGGCTGGGATTAAATGGTTAATCAGGTGAAGAGTTCGATGGCTGTAGGTGGTCGTGTTGGAATCAAAAGTATCTTGCATTTTGGATCGTTAAACAATGTGATGATGACTGTGTTTGGGAAATCTTACGAGTTTGATCAAAACAGAGCTGAGTCTGCTCAGCTTGAAAGCCTTGTTAGTGAAGGTTATGAACTGTTGGGTATCTTTAACTGGAGTGATCATTTTCCACTTCTGGGTTGGATGGATCTTCAGGGTGTGAGGAAGAGATGCAAGGCTTTGGTTGATAGGGTGAATGTTTTTGTTGGTAAGATCATTGATGATCATAAGATGAAGCGTATGAATGATGACGGTGCTGCTGCTTTAACCACCGACATCGAAAGCTCCGGTGATTTCGTTGATGTTTTGCTTGATTTGGAGAATGAGAACAAGCTTAGTGACTCTGACATGATTGCTGTTCTTTGGGTATCATTCTCTTCTCAATTCTTAGTGGAGAAAAAAGATTTCAATCTCTGACTGAcgtctctctttatttatttcaggAAATGATTTTCAGAGGAACAGACACAGTTGCCATTCTCCTTGAATGGATTCTCGCAAGAATGGTCCTTCATCCCGACATACAATCCAAAGCTCAGGCCGAAATCGACGCCCTAAACCGACCGATATCCGACCAGGACATCCAAAACCTACCATACCTCCAGGCTATTGTGAAGGAGACACTCAGAATGCATCCTCCGGGTCCTCTGCTCTCATGGGCAAGGCTGGCAATTCACGACACCAAACTCGCCGGCGGTCACTTTATCCCTGCCGGAACTACTGCCATGGTGAACATGTGGGCTATAACCCACGATGAGAAGGTGTGGGCTGACGCCGGTGTGTTCAGGCCGGAGAGGTTTGTTGAGGAGGAAGTTAGCATCATGGGTTCTGATCTAAGGTTGGCTCCGTTCGGCGCCGGAAGGAGGGTTTGTCCTGGGAAAGCTTTGGGCTTGGCAACTGTTCAACTCTGGCTTGGACAGATGCTTCAGAACTTCAAATGGATGCCTGTGGAGGATGAATGTGTTGATTTGTCTGAGGTTCTTAAGCTTTCAATGGAGATGGAACACCCTCTGGTTTGCAAGGCCGTCATTAGGGCTTAGACAAATTTGTCTGTTTGAATTGATCTCAACCATGATTTTGTAAGCTGTGTGTAGGGAAGAAATCAGAGTTTGTTTGTAAAGTGTAAGTGTTAtggatatttaaataaaatggcGGAGATGTTAACTGgtttgttggaatttttaaactagttttataaattccattaatgaatggaaattagaatatgggtaataaaattaaatcaatttcatgtgaaatttaaatgtgaattatagggtgaaatttgatccaaatgtttgaattaattaatttaaattaattaatcaaaatgtcttgatgaccaattaacaaaatgttgttaatttgtagtgtgacatgagtttgttattattattaattgttatgataatttaatattattattaacagattaaaaaaccatgtaacgtgagtattgcaaaataaatatcttcattaattttggcaaacaattatccttcgttaagaagaaatattaagaggcaaacaatgtcaaccgttggatcaattgatgatttaattaacagtttattatttcaacaatctaaataggCATTCTATCCCACACCATTTGATGGACAAAAAACCACATCACCTCATCATTTTAATTCTtcctcactctagaattccaaaagtcttcttcttgttttgtgagtgttcttcgagttcttcgctcgatattttccattgaaacccggtgatagttcaggtactttgtcaagctcgttgtgtagtgattccggtgttgaatcactactagattcgttgtaccctgggagacagtcatctgtgataagctctagcacacggggagacggtggaactgttttaagggaaatgtgtctaacacatgcctcgaatcaaccatcaaatacggtgatattgttcttcgtatatcttatttcatttttatttatttgtaacatcgtatgtatatatatatttctgttatttcaagacattatttctaacaatcttaaaacagtttcgtgtgctaagttatttagtagcttttgccgtcgaaaatctttgtctttgatgtttcagaaatacgagtcgcggtgttgcggaagagatgatgttcatttcgaaaaaaatgaaaaagattcatcttaaggaatcaacaaataaagataagtctttattgcatataaatatgtttgattatgttgttaaagcttagttttataagctaatatattttgatatgaaaatttttctcaagaaacattaatttgtatattcattatacaaatgttatatagaaaataaattagaacacaataatttaatttgttctagtcttatttaaagatttgtttggttattaaattattaataataatgaatgaaaataagaaagtagctaatatgttagctttcaatttttataaaattcatggtgttaaaattaattataattaaaacatatggtttcagttttaaaataattaattataatatatactttctttttaattaaacaatataattaataagaatatggtagaatgatttaataaataaagagagatgatatctttatttatacatatctttatttatacattgttttatatattacattttattatggtaataagttatcattttaaatgtgtatatatattcattggttgacagagtctagtcaaatatgaagtataagttgtctctagagagaagacaaaaggtcataaaaacggtacaacaatgaaatggcgcattggtgcagtggttcaaagttcagacgcAATGGTGAGTGACGGAAGGGAGGTCCCTTGTTCAAATCCAACTGAtaagatgatttcttttgtagaaatcagacgtgataaaatgacactagtcatttatggtGGAACCTATGTTGAAACCAtttcaatttcttgtgtagaaattatgagatgaatggatatAGTCAATAATTTCTATCAAATTTCTTGCTTGATAGAAATCAAactagttaaaatgactttagtcattgatgttgaaaccattcgaatttcttgtgtaaaattatgagatgaatggatagtcaataatttcttggtagaaatcagacgatttgtctaaatgacattaattatgaatgttgaaatcattataatttcttatgtagaaattatgaaataaattgagcatagaaattttaatttcttaagattaaataagttgtttgtgttagaacttattctaatcatacattgaaagagacaattatgtaagtcgaaatattttcgcaagaattatctcggtgagaatgatccacctagatttgttttgagCATTGTCGCTTCACGTGGATTATCGTTCATAACACGATAATGTAATTACTTCAATTAAGACATGAGGTACGTttgtagttatgttttatttgattatattgctaagtgattatttatatatatcatgcatattagctaataatatgatgattcatattcattcataataagtatgattatctaaaaatttatatacatatataaataaagatttatttttaatctattttattttaatagataattttgaattttgtcacAAAACTATGTATTTTTTGATtgacaaatatttgttatagaatgttaaaggtcatctaattaattaagaaacgaataattgatgacatgaatatttatttttataattagttagttttatattcgatttaagataaatgatcaacattctaattatgtgtaataattaatattctaattaattattatatattttttaaacagtatttttaatgataaatgaagttgtatatatatttgtttaagaatatatatgacatattatgtATCTGatttattgactatatatatattatagttgttttgtcatcgtggtgactaaaatgaaagaagaagaatatataatatcatatatatggatatattaattttggtttaatataatatatttgataattttgaaatcaaataattacaagcaaagtattgtttgatttgagaataatgtggcaaacgtgccgatattacgggatgcaaacgtgcaacc is part of the Impatiens glandulifera chromosome 1, dImpGla2.1, whole genome shotgun sequence genome and encodes:
- the LOC124915623 gene encoding cytochrome P450 78A5-like, which codes for MVNQVKSSMAVGGRVGIKSILHFGSLNNVMMTVFGKSYEFDQNRAESAQLESLVSEGYELLGIFNWSDHFPLLGWMDLQGVRKRCKALVDRVNVFVGKIIDDHKMKRMNDDGAAALTTDIESSGDFVDVLLDLENENKLSDSDMIAVLWEMIFRGTDTVAILLEWILARMVLHPDIQSKAQAEIDALNRPISDQDIQNLPYLQAIVKETLRMHPPGPLLSWARLAIHDTKLAGGHFIPAGTTAMVNMWAITHDEKVWADAGVFRPERFVEEEVSIMGSDLRLAPFGAGRRVCPGKALGLATVQLWLGQMLQNFKWMPVEDECVDLSEVLKLSMEMEHPLVCKAVIRA